The Yersinia intermedia genome window below encodes:
- a CDS encoding GNAT family N-acetyltransferase, producing the protein MTELNIYGQAQGKSLPDWLPRATIQKVVLKGSYCLLEPIDIKHSKDLFEAWHSIDDERDWTYFHIKRPITMRQCDHYIASLSTSKDPLFYSVINQSSGKAVGFVALQRIDPENGTIEIGWINWSPLMKRTLCGTEAIFLLLSYVLDTLQYRRCAWKCDSLHQPAIEAAERLGFQYEGTFRQAQVSKGHSRDTRWYSIIDSEWPGIRQAMQLWLSSNNLDERGKQKQRLAEFMPASEA; encoded by the coding sequence ATGACAGAATTAAATATCTATGGTCAGGCGCAGGGCAAATCATTACCTGACTGGTTGCCCCGAGCCACGATCCAAAAAGTCGTCCTCAAAGGAAGTTATTGCCTTCTTGAACCCATTGATATCAAACATAGTAAAGATCTATTTGAAGCCTGGCACAGTATTGACGATGAGCGTGACTGGACTTACTTTCACATTAAACGCCCTATCACTATGAGACAATGTGACCATTACATTGCCTCTCTTAGTACAAGTAAGGATCCTCTTTTTTATTCGGTTATCAATCAATCTAGCGGCAAAGCGGTGGGATTCGTCGCTTTACAGCGCATTGACCCTGAGAATGGAACAATAGAGATTGGTTGGATTAACTGGTCACCCTTGATGAAACGGACCTTATGTGGCACTGAGGCAATATTTCTTTTGCTATCCTATGTGTTGGATACCTTGCAATACAGGCGATGCGCGTGGAAGTGTGACAGCTTGCACCAGCCAGCAATTGAAGCGGCAGAACGGTTAGGATTTCAATATGAAGGTACTTTTAGGCAAGCACAGGTATCCAAAGGGCATAGTCGTGACACCCGTTGGTACTCCATTATTGATAGTGAATGGCCTGGGATTCGTCAGGCCATGCAGCTTTGGCTAAGCTCGAATAACCTAGACGAACGGGGTAAGCAGAAGCAAAGATTGGCCGAGTTTATGCCTGCATCAGAAGCGTAG